From the Periophthalmus magnuspinnatus isolate fPerMag1 chromosome 1, fPerMag1.2.pri, whole genome shotgun sequence genome, one window contains:
- the LOC129456350 gene encoding uncharacterized protein LOC129456350 isoform X1, translating to MSNKKGDCLYFSPHYTRDSPLEIKLRPCFCKINIHVYEPYIPSRLIATHVLYLIFHSFLSADVTSAPSVQTLTAIEGGNVTFWSGLSKQTHAILSYGNVTLLNFHNGETLKKKSKICVENGTIIMTNIHQNDSNHIYKLQIVGLEVETYNYKLNVTKCQLQVSDYTSVPPTQHPSTQEKTDHTTVALIIVGLVVVVVVVVVGWIIYCKREKLRKRDLWKVIFRKQSTNLTNGNYHGSTSHRVETLK from the exons ATGTCTAATAAGAAGGGTGATTGCCTATATTTCTCCCCACATTATACAAGAGATTCACCTCTGGAAATCAAGCTCAGACCAtgcttttgtaaaataaatattcatgttTATGAGCCATATATTCCAAGTAGGCTAATTGCAACACACGTTCTGTATTTAAtctttcactcttttctttCAGCTGATGTGACTTCTGCACCCAGTGTCCAAACACTGACGGCTATAGAAGGAGGAAATGTGACCTTTTGGAGTGGGCTGAGTAAACAAACTCATGCCATCCTCTCCTATGGCAATGTCACTCTGCTCAACTTTCACAATGgtgaaacactgaaaaaaaaaagcaaaatctgTGTGGAGAATGGGACCATCATCATGACCAACATTCACCAGAATGACAGCAACCACATCTACAAACTCCAGATCGTTGGACTTGAAGTCGAAACATACAACTACAAACTGAATGTAACTAAGTGCCAACTTCAAGTTTCTG ATTATACCTCTGTCCCACCAACTCAACACCCCAGTACACAAGAGAAGACAGATCATACCACTGTGGCCCTCATCATAGTTGgtctggttgttgttgttgttgttgttgttgttggctgGATAATTTACTGCAAAAG GGAGAAGCTCAGGAAAAGAGATCTGTGGAAAGTCATCTTCAGAAAACAATCAACCAATTTGACCAATGGAAACTACCACGGATCCACCTCACATCGTGTGGAGACTTTGAAATGa